The Drosophila simulans strain w501 chromosome 3R, Prin_Dsim_3.1, whole genome shotgun sequence genome contains the following window.
agtcataaaaatatataaaaatcaatgaaaCTTCAGACAGTCATACCAATTGAAATCAATAGCTACTACAGAGAGAACGCATTCGTCGgtaaaaacccaaaaactaaaaacgaaAGTAAAAAACAACTTCAAAATGATGAGCCAAACTTTGACCCTTTGCTGCCTTGGATTGGTGGCATGTGTATACGGAAATACAGTGTCCACCAACGATACCGCCTGTCCAACTTTTTGCCCCAGTATCTACAAGCCAGTATGCGGAACTGATGGCCAGAACTTCAAGGAGTTTGCCAGCACCTGCAACCTATTGTCCCACAACTGTCGCCGCGAAAGGAACAGCGTGCAGGGTGagtaaactataaataaaatagtaaaGGTTCCTATCTCTAAAATCTATATGATTCCATAGCCTATGCCGCCACCGATGCCGCCTGGTGCAGCTCCGAGTTCGTCGAGAATCTGCACGAGAAGTTGGGCAACTTCAAGCTGGAGGTCAAGGAATGCTTCAAGCCCTGCTCGATGATCTACCAGCCGGTGTGCATTACCAATGGAAAGTATCGTGCCGAGTTGGCCAACTCCTGCCTGCTGGAGAACTTCAACTGCGCCCTGCAGGTCTCCGGCGCCCAACCCGCTGAGCTCTTCCGTCTTTTGCGCGAAGAGAAATGCTAGACGGGATCGGTCGTAAAGACGGAACAATGGACAGGACCATCTTTTGTTCGTCAAAGTCATCCTTTTGTCTTCGACGAAAATACAACCCTACGAATTTATGAGACATGCGTAAACGACTTGTTAATTGGGGTGAAGAAAGTGAAAAGGATTTCAGTTGCTACAATTCGATATGGTCAGCattgcaaatttataattaggaaaatgtttagaaattttaaaaatagtctTAGACAAATTATTCCATTTGTTCAGCATAGCCATTTATTCTTTGTGTACCCAATTTTTGTGTTTCCTAAAAAATTGTACTATAGCTTAACCGCAAATTTCGCGCTTGTGGCTTTCAAGTTTCCTGCCCCAAAACTGTTTTATATCCGTGTTTGCAACGTGTGTTGTAGTTGAGCTGATAATTATTGGATCCAACTTCCCTAAATGGGGCAAGCTTATCAGTTCCCCTAATAgctttttgttattattccCCAATCGTGGTTGGCTCTAGAGTATACATCAAAGTTTATCAATGCTTTTTTATTGAGATATAGCCATGTAAAAAATCCTCCTTCCACTGAAGAGATCCATCTTACAGGTCCCATTGACTTTAGCGCCTAACTGGGGACATTAACACAGGATATTGTCTGCAATCAACCTTAATTCTTTTACATATAGTCTGGGAGCATCGATGTGACAGTCACCGCAAGATGATACCAGTTTGCACATCTACCACTCCTTTCATCTCCTTTGATCGGTTTACCAACCCGTCTGGACAGACCGCTCATCTGTCAGGGCTCATTAGGTTCCACTCATAACACTGCTTCCGTTATCCTTTGCTCTGATCTTCGTTCTTCCGTTATGCCAGTACTTCAAGAGATCGGGTTCTCCTTTCCGATCCCCAAGAATGATAAAGCAGAATAGGTGCCAttatcaattttttatgtCTCCAACCTCAAGTTGATGGATCAATATAGTTTGAATTGCTTCTCAAGGTGATGATAAACCAAATGAAGGTCCAAGCTGTTAATTGCGTTAACAACGAATCCTACTCAGAGCCCTTATATCCATAAAACCCTAAAACACACTGGTTTTTATTATCAGGCTCCTTCCTCGCAAGCCCAATCGATAATAAAACATATCCTTTTCGTGTTCTTTTCATCTGTATTGTACAAAATGATTGTTTATGTTATATTTTACATGCAAATTAGTATCACATTAACAACGTAAATATTGCGcagggaaataaataaatgaaattacaataattagGGGTACTACCCCCATGAGAATGAGATCTATTCAGTGATGGGATGAGGTGATTGTGGGTGGAGTACAACTAGCATAGCGTTCCGGGCAGCTGACTGAAGCTCTGGCAGAGCAAGGCGTGCAGGAGATCATCGTCCACTCGATCCTGTGTGTTGGCCCAGAAGAAGGTGCCATTGTCCGTGCTGATGTACTGGAGGGGCAACTGCAGATCCCAGAGATTACTGGGCAACTGTGTTGCACTGCTGCTgttcatgttgctgctgctgctgttgctgttgatgttgctgctgtaatGTCGGTGCTGGCAGTTGCGTCCGTGCTGGCAGTTGCCGCAGCTCTGGGCGCTGACCTTGTCCACATGCACGCTGCTAATCAATGTGGGTGTGTTGGGCGGCTGGGTGAGGgactcctgctcctcctcgggCAATTGCCTCAGCTCCAGACCGTACTTGTGGATAGACTCCTCTGGCGTTGACTTGGTGTCATCTTCAATGAGCAACTcctggtgctgttgctgctgctgctgtgtgttGTTGAGATCCACGTTGTTGGGATGGGCCAAGGTCGCCTGTGCGGTGCGACCcttgccacccactttcaGCAGGCGACTCAGCGGCTTCCACACGTTGCGCATGCGCCGTGTTGACTTTGAGTTCGATGCTGTGCCCGCTGTCAGCGCTGAAGTGCTGCTGGCTGTCAGGTTTTTCGTATCCAGatacatgttgctgctgtgctttGCGGAGCTTTTACTTGATTCTTGCTGTAATGTTGTTTCGTGGACAGCGAGCGTTGCGTGTGCGCACCTCGCAAGAGCTGGTCGTTTACTGATGCTGCTGCGCCGGCGTCGctcatatttatatatgagGCGAAGTTGCTGCGCTGCCGATGGCCAGTCAAGAGTGAAATCGTACGCCGGCTGATCTCACGAGCGGCTATAACCCAAGCACCGTACGAAATTTGAGTGCACTCTCACACACAGAACACTGAACCACAGCCAGGCCGGGGTGAGAGGTGAGCCCGCTGGAGGAGGCGGGGGAGGAGTTAAGGCCTTTTTATGTGCGCGTATTTCCCAAATAAATTCCAACAGGAATCCACAAGCTCCAGTCTTCTGTGTGTGTACTTTTCCCATGCACGTACAATCGACAAGGGCCGCTTGATGAGTTTTGGCTGCAGGTAGATGAAGACCACGTTTCCGCACAGTGGTTCAAGGGGGCTGGAAAATtggtattaaatatatatggaattttaatttatatccTGGTAAacgaatatgcaaattatgaTATTTAATTTACGAAAAAATACAACATGTTACAAAGAAAACATTATAAGTCTTATTGCAAGTTCTATATTTACCTCAcatgtatttattgtttgttagTACCgtagtttatatatattaattatccATAATCCTGTTATTGGCCTGGAACCACTGTGCGCATCGCCTGTTCGTCATTTATGCACGACTGACTTTGTTTTCACATTCACACGGTACCCAGAGCCCGGAGCCCAGTAGTACATGGGTTGTTGTCCGGTCTTCAGGCTTCGGGATTTCGGGCGATGTGGTGGGGGGGAGGGGTTAGGGCTAGCCACAGAGCCGTCGTCGAAGGGGCCTCCAATAGCACCTGTTCCCTTCTGCGAGCGTGGGACTAAGACGCTGCGCATTTCCGTCCTGGGGAACTGGCAATGGTTagggcaaaggcaaaggcaaaaggcgCAGGCGTCGCCGTTGTTCGATGTCGATGTCTTCGAGTGTGGGAAAGGGCTTA
Protein-coding sequences here:
- the LOC6729701 gene encoding enhancer of split M1 protein, whose product is MMSQTLTLCCLGLVACVYGNTVSTNDTACPTFCPSIYKPVCGTDGQNFKEFASTCNLLSHNCRRERNSVQAYAATDAAWCSSEFVENLHEKLGNFKLEVKECFKPCSMIYQPVCITNGKYRAELANSCLLENFNCALQVSGAQPAELFRLLREEKC
- the LOC27206428 gene encoding enhancer of split M2 protein, with amino-acid sequence MYLDTKNLTASSTSALTAGTASNSKSTRRMRNVWKPLSRLLKVGGKGRTAQATLAHPNNVDLNNTQQQQQQHQELLIEDDTKSTPEESIHKYGLELRQLPEEEQESLTQPPNTPTLISSVHVDKVSAQSCGNCQHGRNCQHRHYSSNINSNSSSSNMNSSSATQLPSNLWDLQLPLQYISTDNGTFFWANTQDRVDDDLLHALLCQSFSQLPGTLC